The Acidimicrobiales bacterium sequence GTCGTCGGCGCGACATCGTCGCCGATCGCCCTCACCCACGAACCGGACGACGAGATCCGCGCCGTCCTCGCGGCTGCGACCGACCGGACCCCCCACGTCGACCATGTCGTCGAGGGGGTTCGCCATCTCGTCTGGCCGCTCGATCCGGTCGAGAGCGCCGCGGTCGCCGATCGCCTCGACGCCACCTCGCTGTACGTCACCGACGGCCACCACCGCTCGGCCGCAGCCCTCGCCGGTCGCGACGCCCACCCGGGCGAAGCGCCGTTCGCCCGCACGCTCGCCGTCCTCTTCCCGTCCGACGAACTGCGGGTCGAGGCGTTCCACCGGCGCGCGGCCGACGTCGACCTGCGCACCGCCGATGACCTGCGCACGTCCCTGGCGACCGTCGGCACCGTGACCCCGGCCGATGACGCCGCGGCCGCGGCACCGCACGCACGGGGCGAAATCGGGGTCTACCACCACGGCCGGTGGTCCAAACTCGTGCTCGACCCGCTCGAACGGCCCTCGCCGCTGACCGCCCTCGACGTCGAGCGTCTCCGGCGGGACGTGCTCGGTCATGTGCTGGGCGTCGACGAACTCGCGCCGGACAGCGGGGTCGACTATGTGCCGGGCCCGACCGGCGTCGGCGAACTGGTGGCTCGTTGCGACGCGGACGGACTGCTCGGCTTCGTCGTCTTCCCGACGGACATCAACGACCTGATGGCGGTCGCCGCAGCGGGGGAGCTGATGCCCCCCAAGTCGTCGTACTTCGCACCGAAACCCCGCTCCGGCGTGTTCCTGCGCGTCCTGGGCACCGGCACCACCGCCCAGCTCCCGCCCAGCTAGCCACTGGGAGCGTTCGGCGGCCGGCAGTACCATCGCGGCACCGTGGCGCGCACCCGACGATTCGTAGGCCGAGACGACGAACTCGAGGTCGCGGCGCGGGCGCTCGAAACCGGCGTGTCCGGCACCGTGTGCCTCGCCGGCCCCGCCGGGATCGGGAAGACGACGCTGGCGGAGGAGCTCATGGCCCGGGCCACCGAGGCGGGCCGCACCGTCGCGTGGAGCCGTTGCTGGGACGACTCGAGCACGCCGGCGTTGTGGCCATGGCTCCAGGTCCTCGACGCGCTCGATCCGACACGGGGTCACCCGCTGCGGACCACACCGACGGGCGACGACCGGTTCGCGCTGTTCGACGGGATCGCCGAGTGGTTGCGGGATCGAGGACGATCGGGTCCGATCACCCTCGTCGTCGACGACGTCCACTGGGCCGACATCGCGTCCGTGGAGCTGCTCCACTTCCTCAGCCGCGATGTGAACAACCACGATCTCCACCTCCTGGCGACCTACCGCGAGGAAGGCCGGCCACCGGCCGTCGAGAATCGCCTCGCCGACATCGAGCGCGAGGCCACGGTCCTGCGTCTGCGGGGCTTCGCCCTCGCCGAGCTCCGCGCCCTCGTCGACGAACGCGGCACGCGGAGCGACGCGACGGTGGAGATGCTCCACACCCGCAGCGAGGGCAACCCGTTCTTCGCGCTCGAGCTCGCCCGTCTCGTCGACCAGGCCGGCGACGCCGATCCCGAGAACCTCCCCGTGACCCACGGTGTCCGTTCGGTGATCGAACGCCATCTCGCGGGGGTGTCCCGGCCGACCCGTGATGCTCTGGCGCTCGCCGCGTTCCAGGGCCGGCTGTTCGATCTCCGGGTGATCGCCGTCGCCCGCCAGCTCGATCCGCTCGAGATCACCGAGATGCTCCGGGAGGCGGAGCGAGCGGGCCTCACCCGATCCACGGGGGACGGCTCGTGGCAGTTCGAGCACGCACTCATCGCGGAGACCCTGCTCGCCGATCTCGGGCCCCACGAACGATCGCAGGGCCACCTGGCGACGGCGGACGGGCTCGAGAAGGTGCACAACAGCGACATCGACGAACACGTGGAGGCCATTGCGAACCACCTGCTGCACGCCGGATCGCTCGTGCCACCCGGTCGACTCCTGGACGCCTCGAGGGCCGCCGCCCGCCATGCCGGCGGCCGACTCGCGTGGGAGGACCAGTCCCACCATCTCGCGAGCGCCGTGCACGCCCTGCGCTCGATGTCCGAGCCCGACGAGACGCTTCTCGTGCGCACTCTGACCGAGCGGATGGGGGTGGAGAAGCGCATGCGCAACCTCGAGCGGGCCCACGATCTCGGCATCGAGGCCGCAGCGATCGCCCGTCGCACCAACGACGTGCCGGGGCTCGCCGAGGTGGCCATCGCCTTCCCACCCGACAGCGAAGGGATCGAGATCGACGACATCTTCGATCCCGACCAGCGCCCGCTGCGCGAGGAAGCACTCGCCGCGCTCGGACCCGACGATGTCGCGCTGCGCTGTCGGCTCGAGGCCTCGCTCGCGCTCTCGCTGTACTGGGAGACACCCACCGGTAGCCGGGCCGAGAGCCACGCGCGCTCCGCCCGTCGCCGCGACGACCTCACTGCCGCCGCGCTCGCCACCGCCCGCGGGCTCGACGACCCGGCGATCCTCGCCCACGCCCTCAACGCCCGCATCCACGCGACCTGGGGGCCCGAGAACCGCGCCCGGCGGCCGGCGCTGGCCGAGGAGTTGATCGCCGTCGCCCTCGAGCTCGGCGACCACGACCTCGCGCTGCGGGGCCGCGGTGGCGGGTGGCCGACCTGCTGGAGCGGGGCGAGCTGGCCGCCGCGGACCGCGAGATCGATGCCTTCGAACGGGAGGCCCGCCGGCTCCGCAGTCGGCTCCACCTCTGGACGGTCGCCCGTTGGCGGGCGAATCGGGCGTTCATGGAAGGTGCGCTCGACGACGCCGAGGCGCTCGCCGCCCACGCGCTCGAACTCGGCGCGGCCGTGATGGACCCCGAGGTCGCGTTCCACTTCTACACGACCACGCTCGGGCCCCTTCAGTACCTTCGCAGCGAGTTGGCGGACAGCATCGACTATGTCCGCAGTGCGGCCGAATCGATGCCGAACGTCCCCGCATGGCGGGTGGGACTCGCCACGGCCGCCGCCGAGTCGGGAGATCTGACGCTCGCCCGCCGCGAGCTCGCGGCGGTGGGCGCGGACGACTTCGCCCTGCTCCCCCGTGACCTGAACTTCCTCGGGTCGATGATGTTGATGGCCCTCGCCGCCCACCACACCGACGACCACGAGACCGCCGCGAAGGTCCATGCGATCCTCGAACCGCTCGCCGGACGCTTCGCAATCCACGGCACGGGGTATGCGAGCTACGGCACGGTCGACCTTGCGCTGGGTCAGACCGCCCACACCCTCGGCCGCCCTGGGGCCGCTGAGACCCACTTCCGCGCCGCCATCGAGCAGCTCGACCCGACGGGCTCGCCCTACGCCGGGATCGCCCGGGTCCACCTCGCCGGTGTCCCGGGACTCGACGACTCGGCGTGCAGCCGACTGCTCGGCGAGGCCGCGACCATCTTCGATGCCGCGGGTCTCACCGTGCGGGCCGAAGAGGCCCGCGCCGCCCGCGAACGCCACGAGAACCGTCTCGTGGTCGCGTTACACGAGACGGACGGTGGTTGGGCGCTGCGCCGCGGCGACGGGCCGAGTCAGGATCTGGGCACGCTCAAGGGGTTCGCCGCCCTGCGCGAACTGCTGACCCGGCCTGATACCGAGCGCCATGCGCTGGACCTCGCGGCCGCGATCGAGGGGCGACCGGGGGCGTCCGTCGACCCCGGCGGCGCCGACCCACTCCTCGACGACGATGCCCGCGCCGCGTATGCGGCCCGGCTCCGGACGATCAGCGACGAACTCGACGATGCCGACCGTCGCGGGGACGCGGCAGCGTCGGCCGCGTTGACAACCGAGAAGGCCGCCATCCAGGCCGAACTCGCGGCGGCGACCGGGCTCGGCGGGAGGAGCCGCCGCGCGACCACCGACGCCGATCGCGCCCGGGTCAACGTCACGAAGCACCTGAAGCGCGCCGTCGCTCGGATCGGCGACGTGGACCCCGAACTCGGCCGCCATCTGGACGAGTGCGTGGACACCGGCATGTACGCCCGGTATCGCGCCGCCGGCTCCGGGATCCGTTGGAACACCAATGGAACAACGGGTGTCACACCCTCCTAGGTGATGACGCGCGCGCACTTTTCATCACCCTTGGATTCCGCGGTTTTCCGGGGAATCCTGGCCGTCTTCGTGGCCGTCCTCACGCTCTCGGCCTCCCCCGCGGCCGCCCAGGACGACCCGCCACCGAGCGCCGACCTCGAGGCCGTGGAAGCACTGGTGGCGGACCTCGGATGCCCCTCCCTTCCCGTCGACGGGCTCCGTGAGCCGACCCCCACCCCCTCGGGTCCGGGTCGCAACATCTCCGGCGACCGCGCCGAGCTCCTCCCCACGATCCAGCTCCAGTGCCGCTACCAGATCAACCTCGACGACGGCATCTTCTACGGCTTCGACGTCATCCTCCGCGCGGCGAGGGACCTGAGTTCCTCCGGCCCGCTGTGTGCCGCCGAGCCCGCACTCGACGACTCGAATCCCACCACCCCGCGCTACGAGACGGGTGCGATCGGTGAGGGCTGGGCCCGCACGATGACGATCAGCGGCACCGCGGACACGATGGACCTCCTGGGCGATCCCCGCGAGATGGTCCTCGACGGGTGGTCGGGCTACCTCGAGGCGCTCGAGCCCTTCACCACGCGGTGCCAGTACCAGCCAGTCGAGATCACGTGTCCGGCGATCACGAACTATGTCGCTGCCGACGTGGTGCAGAGCACCACCATCGACCTGCTCGCCGCGAGCTGTGTCTACAACGGCACCGACGAGGAGAACTTCGAGCGCATCGAGTTCGCCCTCCGTTGGGCGACGGATCGCAGCAGTCTCGATGCCCAGCGTCGGGCCTGCGAGGACTTCGGCGAGTCGCCGCGACCGCGTGTCCAGGTGATCGGCGGCGATGGCGTCGCGGCCGAGATGACGATCCATGCCGGCGTCGATCTCGCCACGTACGACCCCGCACCCTGGCTCGCCGCCGGTCAGGACATCCGCGGCCAGGTCCTCGACCAGGCGACCGACTGCGACGAGGCCGGCATCGTGCCGGTCTGGACGCCACTGCCGGACTACCTGTCCGCCATCTACACACCCGAGCGGGTCGACAGCCCTCCGCTGCCCGGCGTGGGCGGGCCCGCCTTCTTCGGGAGCACCGACTTCACCGACACCGGGGCGGCCCCGGTCGCGGTCGGGGGCGGCGGCCCCGCGACACCGGGCGCCGCGGTCGGGGCGTCCGAACCGTTGAGCGGGTGGATGCGCACCGCATTGCGCATCTTCGCCGTCGTCGGGCTCGTCGTCTCCCTTCTCGGTCTCCTCATGGCGCTCCTCCTCATGCGCAAGGAGACCCGAATCCGCCCGGTGATGGAGTTCATCCGCATCGGGCTGGCCGCCGTCATGGCCGTTGTCTCGATCTCGCTGTTCGCCCGGGGCGCGCCCGCGTGGGCCGTGGTCGCGGCACTGGCCGGCGGCGGCCTCCTCGGTTTCCTCCAGGGCCGGAACCTGTCCCTGCGCGTCGACGGCGACAAGGTGTTCGCCAAGCGCGGCGTCATGGCGTTGTTCGCGTTCGCCGGTGGGCTCGTCCTCATCCAGATCGCCGGGCTGCTGAACCGCACGGGTGTCATCCACCTGGGCATCGCCCTGTCGTTCGCCTCGGCCGCGATCACGGTCGGATTGATGGTCGGTCGCCAACCCCAGTTCGCCGAGTTGAAGCGGGGTGGCGGCGTCGCCGTGCTGCTGCTCGTCGTCGGCTCGCTCGTCGCCGCGCCGCTGCTCGTCGACGCGCCGGCGGCCGCCCAGGAGGACGATCCGGACGAGGCGCCCACCGAAGATCCCGATGACACTGCCGACCTCCCGATCTGTCCACAGCTCCGCCAGGAGGGGCAGCCTCGCTGCGATGCCCACGAGGCGCTGATCGACCTCGTGCCGTGGGACGACATCGACTACAACGGCGGCCTCTTCTTCAGCCAGCAGAAGCCATGGGTCACCGTGGAGGTGCCACGGGCGTTCGCGGCCGCGCCGGACCCGATCACCCGCACGGTGGAGTGGGACCAGATCGGCAGCGAGGGCCTCGCCGTCTCGAGCTTCTCGGTCACCGAGACGTTCACGTTCGCGTTGCGAGACGACGGCGTCTGTTGCTCGATCGACTACGAGGGCGAAGGCAGCGAACTCGCGAATCGCGAGGGGGCCGAGCCCCGCACCGAGACACTGCTCGGCCCACTCGACGACATCAACGTCTACGGCGATGCGATCACGGGCGATCTCACCCGGGCGACGATGCTCAACGTGCCGTTCGACGCCGAGAACCTGTGGACGGCCGAGGGCGTCGACGAGTGCGGCCGCATCGTCGCCTCGACCGTGCCGAACTCCCGACGCGGCCAACTCGCCGAGGCCGTCTACACCCGCGACGGTGTGCCGGAGACGCCCTTCGACTCGGTCGGTCAGAGTGCGTTCCGCGCGCCGTGCGACATCGACGGCTTCGACGCCGCGTCCGCGCTCGCCGCCGCGCCGCCCGCGCTCCCCCGCGACCAGCGGTCCAGCCCC is a genomic window containing:
- a CDS encoding AAA family ATPase: MARTRRFVGRDDELEVAARALETGVSGTVCLAGPAGIGKTTLAEELMARATEAGRTVAWSRCWDDSSTPALWPWLQVLDALDPTRGHPLRTTPTGDDRFALFDGIAEWLRDRGRSGPITLVVDDVHWADIASVELLHFLSRDVNNHDLHLLATYREEGRPPAVENRLADIEREATVLRLRGFALAELRALVDERGTRSDATVEMLHTRSEGNPFFALELARLVDQAGDADPENLPVTHGVRSVIERHLAGVSRPTRDALALAAFQGRLFDLRVIAVARQLDPLEITEMLREAERAGLTRSTGDGSWQFEHALIAETLLADLGPHERSQGHLATADGLEKVHNSDIDEHVEAIANHLLHAGSLVPPGRLLDASRAAARHAGGRLAWEDQSHHLASAVHALRSMSEPDETLLVRTLTERMGVEKRMRNLERAHDLGIEAAAIARRTNDVPGLAEVAIAFPPDSEGIEIDDIFDPDQRPLREEALAALGPDDVALRCRLEASLALSLYWETPTGSRAESHARSARRRDDLTAAALATARGLDDPAILAHALNARIHATWGPENRARRPALAEELIAVALELGDHDLALRGRGGGWPTCWSGASWPPRTARSMPSNGRPAGSAVGSTSGRSPVGGRIGRSWKVRSTTPRRSPPTRSNSARP
- a CDS encoding DUF1015 family protein, with translation MSDRLFEPFQAWLIQPEWASRVIAGAYDAKTPAERRAIVEKNPYSYFGVTRSREDLARGDSADDEELLRRGAETLARILDVGAFAPTPQAALYAYRLVYGDHRQTGVVGALDVAGLLDGRVLTHENVRPKRAALLGHHLEVVGATSSPIALTHEPDDEIRAVLAAATDRTPHVDHVVEGVRHLVWPLDPVESAAVADRLDATSLYVTDGHHRSAAALAGRDAHPGEAPFARTLAVLFPSDELRVEAFHRRAADVDLRTADDLRTSLATVGTVTPADDAAAAAPHARGEIGVYHHGRWSKLVLDPLERPSPLTALDVERLRRDVLGHVLGVDELAPDSGVDYVPGPTGVGELVARCDADGLLGFVVFPTDINDLMAVAAAGELMPPKSSYFAPKPRSGVFLRVLGTGTTAQLPPS